Proteins encoded by one window of Dietzia sp. B32:
- a CDS encoding DNA-directed RNA polymerase subunit beta, with protein MLEGPILAVSRQTTSVSTVPGAPRRVSFAKLTEPLPVPGLLDLQTESFEWFIGSEEWQERAASRGTTNLEGGLESILREISPIEDFSGSMSLSFSEPYFEEVKASLEDCREKDRTYEAPLFVTAEFENTETGEIKSQTVFMGDFPMMTDKGTFIINGTERVVVSQLVRSPGVYFDRNRDKSTEKDVHSVKVIPSRGAWLEFDVDKRDTVGVRIDRKRRQSVTVLLKALGWTTTEIKERYGFSEIMMSTLEKDTVEDTDQALLEIYRKLRPGEPPTRESAEALLENLFFKEKRYDLARVGRYKVNRKLGLPDPEGDATTTLTREDIAATIEYLVRLHAGENSMQVSGGREVPVDVDDIDHFGNRRLRTVGELIQNQVRVGLSRMERVVRERMTTQDSEAITPQSLINIRPITAALKEFFGTSQMSQFMDQNNPLSGLTHKRRLSALGPGGLSRERAGLEVRDVHASHYGRMCPIETPEGPNIGLIGSLSVYARVNPFGFIETPYRRVVDGVVTDQVDYLTADEEDRYVVAQANSEIDAEYRFVEDRILVRKKHGDVEMVEPGDVDYMDVSPRQMVSVATAMIPFLEHDDANRALMGANMQRQSVPLVRSEAPLVGTGMELRAAVDAGDVVVNTTAGMVEEVSADFITVMDDDGGRQTYRLSKFARSNQGTCSNQKPIVDEGDRVEAGQVLADGPCTENGEMALGKNLLVAIMPWEGHNYEDAIILSQRLVEEDVLTSIHIEEHEIDARDTKLGAEEITRDIPNVSDEVLADLDDRGIVRIGAEVRDGDVLVGKVTPKGETELTPEERLLRAIFGEKAREVRDTSLKVPHGESGKVIGVRVFSRDDDDDLPPGVNELVRVYVAQKRKIQDGDKLAGRHGNKGVIGKILPAEDMPFMPDGTPVDIILNTHGVPRRMNIGQIMETHLGWLAKAGWEVPREADGSLPEWAAKLPEEIHSVEAGTNTATPVFDGAADTEITGLLDCTLPNRDGERMVKGDGKATLFDGRSGEPFPYPVSVGYMYILKLHHLVDDKIHARSTGPYSMITQQPLGGKAQFGGQRFGEMECWAMQAYGAAYTLQELLTIKSDDVVGRVKVYEAIVKGENIPEPGIPESFKVLLKELQSLCLNVEVLSSDGQAVSLGEGDDDDLDRTAANLGINLSRDESSAADELAQ; from the coding sequence GTGCTGGAAGGACCCATCTTGGCAGTCTCCCGCCAGACCACGTCAGTCTCCACCGTTCCCGGTGCGCCGAGGAGAGTTTCGTTCGCGAAGCTCACCGAGCCGTTGCCGGTGCCGGGGCTGCTCGACCTCCAGACGGAGTCGTTCGAGTGGTTCATCGGGTCGGAGGAGTGGCAAGAGAGGGCCGCCTCGCGCGGTACCACGAACCTCGAGGGAGGCCTCGAGTCGATCCTCAGGGAGATCTCCCCGATCGAGGACTTCTCCGGTTCCATGTCGCTCTCGTTCTCGGAGCCGTACTTCGAAGAGGTCAAGGCGTCCCTCGAGGACTGCCGCGAAAAGGACCGCACCTACGAGGCGCCCCTGTTCGTCACCGCCGAGTTCGAGAACACCGAGACCGGCGAGATCAAGTCCCAGACCGTCTTCATGGGCGATTTCCCCATGATGACCGACAAGGGCACGTTCATCATCAACGGCACCGAGCGGGTCGTCGTCTCGCAGCTCGTCCGGTCCCCGGGCGTGTACTTCGATCGCAACCGCGACAAGTCCACGGAGAAGGACGTCCACTCCGTCAAGGTCATCCCGTCGCGTGGCGCGTGGCTCGAGTTCGACGTGGACAAGCGCGACACCGTCGGTGTCCGCATCGATCGCAAGCGTCGCCAGTCGGTCACCGTCCTGCTCAAGGCGCTCGGGTGGACCACCACGGAGATCAAGGAGCGCTACGGCTTCTCCGAGATCATGATGTCCACGCTCGAGAAGGACACGGTCGAGGACACCGACCAGGCCCTGCTGGAGATCTATCGCAAGCTGCGCCCGGGCGAGCCGCCGACCCGCGAGTCCGCGGAGGCGCTCCTGGAGAACCTGTTCTTCAAGGAGAAGCGCTACGACCTGGCCCGAGTCGGCCGCTACAAGGTCAACCGCAAGCTCGGTCTGCCGGACCCCGAGGGTGACGCCACCACCACGCTCACCCGCGAGGACATCGCCGCCACCATCGAGTACCTCGTGCGTCTCCACGCGGGCGAGAACTCGATGCAGGTCAGCGGTGGCCGCGAGGTGCCGGTCGACGTCGACGACATCGACCACTTCGGCAATCGTCGTCTGCGTACCGTCGGCGAGCTCATCCAGAACCAGGTCCGCGTCGGCCTGTCCCGCATGGAGCGCGTCGTCCGCGAGCGCATGACCACGCAGGACTCCGAGGCGATCACCCCGCAGTCGCTCATCAACATCCGGCCCATCACCGCGGCGCTGAAGGAGTTCTTCGGAACCTCCCAGATGTCGCAGTTCATGGACCAGAACAACCCGCTGTCGGGTCTGACCCACAAGCGGCGCCTGTCCGCGCTGGGCCCCGGTGGCCTCTCGCGTGAGCGCGCCGGCCTCGAGGTCCGCGACGTGCACGCCTCGCACTACGGCCGCATGTGCCCGATCGAGACCCCCGAGGGTCCGAACATCGGTCTGATCGGTTCGCTGTCGGTGTACGCGCGGGTCAACCCGTTCGGCTTCATCGAGACCCCGTACCGCCGCGTCGTCGACGGTGTCGTCACCGATCAGGTGGACTACCTGACGGCCGACGAGGAGGACCGCTACGTCGTGGCGCAGGCCAACTCGGAGATCGACGCCGAGTACCGCTTCGTCGAGGACCGCATCCTCGTGCGCAAGAAGCACGGTGACGTGGAGATGGTCGAGCCGGGCGACGTCGACTACATGGACGTCTCGCCGCGCCAGATGGTCTCCGTGGCCACCGCGATGATTCCGTTCCTCGAGCACGACGACGCCAACCGTGCCCTCATGGGTGCGAACATGCAGCGGCAGTCCGTCCCGCTCGTGCGCTCCGAGGCGCCGCTCGTCGGCACCGGCATGGAGCTGCGCGCGGCCGTGGACGCCGGCGACGTGGTCGTCAACACCACCGCGGGCATGGTGGAGGAGGTCTCGGCCGACTTCATCACCGTGATGGACGACGACGGCGGGCGTCAGACCTACCGCCTGTCGAAGTTCGCCCGTTCGAACCAGGGCACCTGCTCCAACCAGAAGCCGATCGTCGACGAGGGTGACCGCGTCGAGGCCGGCCAGGTGCTGGCCGACGGCCCCTGCACCGAGAACGGCGAGATGGCGCTGGGCAAGAACCTGCTCGTCGCGATCATGCCGTGGGAGGGCCACAACTACGAGGACGCGATCATCCTCTCGCAGCGCCTGGTGGAGGAGGACGTGCTCACGTCCATCCACATCGAGGAGCACGAGATCGACGCCCGCGACACGAAGCTGGGCGCCGAGGAGATCACCCGGGACATCCCCAACGTCTCCGACGAGGTCCTGGCGGATCTCGACGACCGCGGCATCGTGCGCATCGGCGCCGAGGTCCGTGACGGCGACGTGCTCGTCGGCAAGGTCACGCCCAAGGGCGAGACCGAGCTGACCCCGGAGGAGCGCCTGCTGCGCGCCATCTTCGGTGAGAAGGCGCGCGAGGTGCGCGACACCTCGCTCAAGGTGCCCCACGGTGAGTCCGGCAAGGTCATCGGCGTCCGCGTCTTCTCGCGGGACGACGACGACGATCTGCCCCCCGGCGTCAACGAGCTGGTGCGCGTGTACGTGGCGCAGAAGCGCAAGATCCAGGACGGCGACAAGCTCGCCGGCCGACACGGCAACAAGGGCGTCATCGGCAAGATCCTCCCCGCCGAGGACATGCCGTTCATGCCCGACGGCACGCCGGTGGACATCATCCTCAACACGCACGGTGTCCCGCGTCGTATGAACATCGGCCAGATCATGGAGACCCACCTCGGCTGGCTGGCCAAGGCCGGCTGGGAGGTTCCCCGTGAGGCGGACGGCTCCCTGCCCGAGTGGGCGGCCAAGCTGCCGGAGGAGATCCACAGCGTCGAGGCCGGCACCAACACGGCCACGCCCGTCTTCGACGGCGCGGCGGACACGGAGATCACCGGCCTGCTCGACTGCACCCTGCCGAACCGTGACGGTGAGCGCATGGTCAAGGGCGACGGCAAGGCGACCCTGTTCGACGGTCGTTCCGGCGAGCCATTCCCGTACCCGGTGTCCGTGGGCTACATGTACATCCTCAAGCTGCACCACCTCGTGGATGACAAGATCCACGCGCGCTCGACCGGTCCGTACTCGATGATCACCCAGCAGCCGCTCGGCGGTAAGGCCCAGTTCGGTGGCCAGCGTTTCGGTGAGATGGAGTGCTGGGCGATGCAGGCCTACGGCGCGGCGTACACGCTGCAGGAGCTGCTCACCATCAAGTCCGACGACGTCGTGGGTCGCGTGAAGGTCTACGAGGCGATCGTCAAGGGCGAGAACATCCCGGAGCCGGGTATCCCGGAGTCCTTCAAGGTGCTTCTCAAGGAGCTGCAGTCGCTGTGCCTCAACGTGGAGGTGCTCTCCAGCGACGGCCAGGCCGTCTCCCTGGGTGAGGGCGACGACGACGATCTCGACCGCACCGCCGCGAACCTGGGGATCAACCTCTCGCGCGACGAGTCCTCGGCGGCCGACGAGCTGGCGCAATAA